In Isoptericola jiangsuensis, the following proteins share a genomic window:
- a CDS encoding SulP family inorganic anion transporter, which produces MPTRPTPRDLVSGFVTGLFSIPEGMAYATVGGFSAPLGLWSGAVPTIVGSVFSRTVLMVTTLTSAIALSAQSILTDAGLDPGDLGAVAALTLVVGLWMVLLGVLRLGSVMSFVSTAVMTGFTAGIAVQIVAGVVEDATGYDPQSHNTVGKLVEAVAHVGDWDAPTVVVAAATVAVWAGLSLVPRLRKTATLVSLVVVTAVVAVAGIDVETVGDIAAIPRSLPPLSLPDLAALPHLAWGGLAIALIALAQAAGISAAVSNPDGTRADASKDFTAQGLANVAGGFFGALPTGGSLSRTGVATSGGAQTRWAGIFAGVWLVLLVLALGPFAGTIPMAVIGGLLLVIGGELVMGRRRDVVLVARTSPLSTAAMVVTFAATTQLPLQQAIFLGAALSIVLFAVQAAKRGRVVELVPDGAGDFGIADAPADLPSGRTTVLHYVGSGFFAEVNRVEQEWPHTAGAHDAALVVSLRGSAGIPSTTFLKSLDRLLDRWHEHGVEVVLCGVPDELRERFAVGGVSDRVRDAVLGDAGGILATLREAYDLAERRRRAASAATLDHHAADPDGAAPGDPPRAVPTDPLGDPGSTGQEAP; this is translated from the coding sequence GTGCCCACCAGGCCCACGCCGCGCGACCTAGTCTCCGGGTTCGTCACCGGCCTGTTCTCCATCCCGGAGGGCATGGCCTACGCCACCGTGGGCGGGTTCTCCGCACCCCTGGGCCTGTGGTCCGGCGCGGTGCCGACCATCGTCGGGTCGGTCTTCTCCCGCACCGTCCTCATGGTGACGACCCTGACCAGCGCCATCGCGCTCTCCGCGCAGAGCATCCTCACCGACGCCGGCCTCGACCCCGGCGACCTGGGCGCCGTCGCGGCGCTCACGCTCGTCGTCGGGCTGTGGATGGTGCTGCTCGGGGTGCTCCGCCTCGGCTCGGTGATGTCGTTCGTGTCCACCGCCGTCATGACCGGCTTCACCGCCGGCATCGCCGTGCAGATCGTCGCGGGCGTCGTCGAGGACGCCACCGGGTACGACCCGCAGTCGCACAACACCGTCGGCAAGCTCGTCGAGGCCGTCGCGCACGTCGGCGACTGGGACGCGCCCACCGTCGTCGTCGCGGCCGCGACCGTCGCCGTCTGGGCGGGCCTCTCCCTCGTGCCGCGGCTGCGCAAGACGGCGACACTGGTCTCGCTCGTCGTCGTCACCGCCGTCGTGGCGGTCGCCGGCATCGACGTCGAGACGGTCGGCGACATCGCCGCCATCCCCCGCTCGCTGCCGCCGCTGAGCCTGCCCGACCTCGCCGCGCTGCCTCACCTCGCGTGGGGCGGACTCGCCATCGCGCTCATCGCGCTCGCCCAGGCCGCCGGGATCAGCGCCGCCGTCTCCAACCCCGACGGGACCCGCGCCGACGCCTCGAAGGACTTCACCGCGCAGGGCCTCGCGAACGTCGCGGGCGGGTTCTTCGGCGCCCTGCCGACCGGTGGTTCGCTGTCCCGCACCGGCGTCGCCACCAGCGGCGGCGCGCAGACCCGGTGGGCCGGGATCTTCGCCGGCGTCTGGCTCGTGCTCCTCGTCCTCGCGCTCGGGCCGTTCGCCGGGACCATCCCGATGGCCGTCATCGGCGGGCTCCTGCTCGTCATCGGCGGGGAGCTCGTCATGGGCCGCCGCCGGGACGTCGTGCTCGTCGCCCGCACGTCACCGCTGTCCACCGCGGCCATGGTCGTGACGTTCGCCGCCACCACCCAGCTCCCCCTCCAGCAGGCGATCTTCCTCGGTGCCGCGCTGTCGATCGTGCTGTTCGCCGTCCAGGCGGCGAAGCGTGGCCGCGTCGTCGAGCTCGTGCCCGACGGCGCCGGCGACTTCGGCATCGCCGACGCCCCCGCCGACCTGCCCAGCGGCCGCACCACCGTGCTCCACTACGTCGGCAGCGGGTTCTTCGCCGAGGTCAACCGGGTCGAGCAGGAGTGGCCGCACACGGCCGGCGCCCACGACGCCGCCCTCGTGGTCTCCCTGCGCGGGTCCGCCGGCATCCCCTCGACCACGTTCCTCAAGTCCCTCGACCGGCTGCTGGACCGCTGGCACGAGCACGGTGTGGAGGTCGTCCTCTGCGGCGTACCCGACGAGCTCCGTGAGCGGTTCGCCGTCGGCGGTGTCTCCGACCGGGTGCGCGACGCCGTCCTCGGTGACGCCGGGGGGATCCTCGCCACCCTGCGCG
- a CDS encoding DUF5979 domain-containing protein has protein sequence MAVGGSGVDRRRRGRRDGRRFARGWSVLGVLALALPMVAVPATTASAATLGISKQVQGDGPFAPGEQVSFDITIACSDPVEACSGTVLTDALPDGLSLVGATIASGPAGGTIDADTDGDTVTAGWDTFPNGSQAVITVVVQVDPDLPYAADGVPITNTASVVADNAGEQTASDDVVPAVDLELDSDTTKSISPEGALAEPGATATISLGATNTSNDPVDTLVIQDPVDPTADPNPFEYLDYAGTGTITYPPNADTVVAEYWDGDSWEPLDDSVDPAAVQGVRYTFSGDIQPGATAGVPVEVVQNDAVEDLTDPTTVVNDVSSFVTHGDDGASDPTTDEDTYVITPPNNEVSGSKSFSPNPVSAGQPATVTIGAENTGTEVGSMTLTEPAPGTPSPFEGDDALTLTGFGPTGDGSGVTWPADATEATVTFTCADGTTPSDSTTTVGTLPNPPGGCVVVGFSVEFTGDIVTGGEATIPFTVDTDPDQTDPDVSHPNEIAVEVPNADGSADDTLVTLNDRLATGTGKVISPSRIPSVPGQNVIVQLPSQLLPFGPDGSTTNADQVVISDPSDPTDPGPFWDHFTAGSVRTTDVPAGSTLTVNYWDGSAWVPAPGCGPYTGPATVSCDLPDGAGGVQFVYDSTGDGFPPGTQFQPNFVAEFTGPDGWDAVLENCGASSASSDAVDPTPPAEGCSTVDPFPVDPDGGVNLVQKDFLGGDPASVLARSGDQVTARIGWSTGGFSGVDPVVLSDIADPEGTALADSFYDAFDLVRVEPISTAADPLIEYDQVESVELYVGGAWVPAAGDPCPCAGSFPGYTLTADEREQATSVRLTITESPDRTSSSLLAPQPGDGVARSTLADGRYVDLTFEVRDTKRSDGSPALGSTNGTLYNTGEPGLVNDTVEEVGTYDGQDYTDVGGDDVLIIDQPLNVAVSKDWDDGPISVPPLGTPLDAYPTTVARITGTNASNAKVDQLRLVEPGAPGQTGPQTADGTSPFDAFTLTGITITPPPGMAPDATTTVTVTYDDDSTATFDEAGAEALTAAELVDVVGVEVAFDGLVPPGASGSMDLELKLRVLDRYDNDPVSVGEYSPVPNGAVATIDDPGGTSGDVRNAYDDAEMVLQNPLLELRVDKEFVPDQIVEPSTGPVTMTLTGQPLGPSRTAEMVLVDDDPQFWNQYDFVGFDAAATLTAPIEQVQVDAYVGGTFTGAPGSATPVTVTGGAWVEGTPTDVFQLPAGVAPGDVQGLRFTFSRVDGSIWENPALPVQRVPITIERRDEMRSGGPVLPDLASNPPSPGESDPGVANNSVQGTATGVEQVDGGPVTGTDEAEADLLYVHATNGVEIVKDFDGIVTGGTQTPSATFPMSITVTNTGDRAIQDLVVSDPMPVDGDGPQLTLADVPDPYSFTLSGPDPDPADGTPLPTTVGGADGVTIDQTGNLEALEFSFPEGAALGVGQTYTITVLVRFRVGLSSQTTVENTAGVTGDRPWDECVTRLDDATGACEADADVRPTESAVISQNKLVKATEDDELDVILAPGADPDTVCTPDLDGFYAYPCTPVVPPGHDETWRVNIRNVGNDPVLKLVGYDRFPTPGDTGSYADTSRGSQFEPILRGDPPPQLVNAPAGTTARFSYTTVDDYCLDDIEDPLNDPVCPTDDPTTGWVPFTGDEPESLLSQVTAIKFVITFPDGEALEPGEFVALEAVSTTPPEVPDDGNLAYAFNSAAVNAVYQREDGDLRNLLPVEGPQVGIATAAGPLEVNKLVLGDGAAYAPDTMDLEVLCTSAVGSWVETELDPIPVTVTPGEPLVVPNLPYGAECTISEAAGNGQTDVVVIPSSVTIEQDPDVVDIFVANIYRLAGLELSKKVESDAVDADGNPIAYGPFEATVECTFLGDAVYADGYGPDAPMVVELQDGADPVELTGLPAGAECTITETGTAGAPSTSITVTQDDGGVVTTDGTSTTVVLEPDTQSTSRATNAAEITNAYDVGSLEVAKVVDGDGAGFGAGPFTLDVECTLDTGQGETVVYADTITLTGGESVTIDDLAAGASCTVIESDDGGATTVDVSPSPVTIVADETVTVTATNTFDLGAIEVSKVVDGDAAEFGVGPFEVTVECTFQGQPVTVDPASQTFVGGETVTFDGLPVGAECTVTETGTGGATSSTLTVDDGAPVDGTTVDVVVPPGTDGGGTVEVVATNTFDAGAVEATKTVDGDGAEFAQGPYELTLECTFEGEPIDVPGGATRTVTDGGTVTWDGLPIGAECTVTESDPGQATSVVIDPDTLVVGGADGTTDVVEVTVTNTYDLGSFTVEKVVEGDGAAFGTGPFEVSVACTFEGADVAVPGGATQILTPGGSVTYDGLPVGAECTVTETDDFGATDVEISTSIDGGAPGEVVVPADDADPVTITVTNTYDVGTIEVDKETSGLGAILYPVGPFEVTLACTFEGEPIEVPGGAVRVFDVGDPAVFGGLPVGAECVVTETDDFGATSTTVTVDDGEAQPGRSTTVTVPPTEDGEPTTVTVTFDNLFSTSPLLVRKVVDGDGAAYGTGPFEVTLRCTFRGEPIPIPGGPVREIDVTDGTGVAVYFGLEDGSVCTLSETGQGGATSVTIEPPAVLVRETGADADPLEIVVTNTFDLGALTVTKVVDGAGAAYGTGPFEVSVACTFEGEPVDVPGGAVRELQGGESVTYDGLPVGAECLVTETDAAGATSSTVSTTVDGGAPGEAVVPGVDADPAEVTVTNTFDLGAFDVTKTLTGGAAEFGAGPYEVDAVCTFQGEPVDVPGGAVRTFGPGETVTYDELPVGAECVVTETDAGGATSSTVSTTVDGGAPGEVVVPGTDADPAVVTVTNDYAAGAVQVTKEVGFVGAAYDTGTFEVSLACTFEGRDLDVPGGATRDVTAGQTVTWSPLPVGAECVVTETDTGGATATEVSAVDGGAPGAVVVAAGDPAQVTVTNMFPAVPPPLPRTGAFVLPLLGVALLLGAVGGLLVFVRRRLGTD, from the coding sequence ATGGCGGTTGGTGGGAGCGGGGTGGACCGGCGACGACGAGGTCGCCGCGACGGACGGCGGTTCGCGCGCGGCTGGTCGGTGCTCGGCGTGCTCGCCCTCGCCCTGCCGATGGTCGCCGTGCCGGCGACGACGGCGTCGGCCGCCACCCTCGGCATCTCCAAGCAGGTGCAGGGCGACGGTCCGTTCGCACCGGGCGAGCAGGTGTCGTTCGACATCACGATCGCCTGCTCGGACCCGGTGGAGGCATGCTCCGGCACGGTGCTGACCGACGCGCTGCCGGACGGGCTGAGCCTGGTCGGCGCGACCATCGCGAGCGGGCCGGCGGGTGGCACGATCGACGCCGACACCGACGGCGACACCGTCACCGCCGGCTGGGACACGTTCCCCAACGGCTCCCAGGCCGTCATCACCGTGGTCGTGCAGGTCGATCCCGACCTCCCGTACGCCGCGGACGGTGTGCCGATCACCAACACGGCGTCGGTTGTCGCGGACAACGCGGGCGAGCAGACGGCCTCGGACGACGTGGTGCCCGCGGTGGACCTGGAGCTGGACTCCGACACGACGAAGTCGATCAGTCCGGAGGGGGCGCTCGCGGAACCGGGTGCGACGGCGACGATCTCGCTGGGGGCGACCAACACCTCGAACGACCCGGTGGACACCCTCGTCATCCAGGACCCGGTGGACCCGACGGCGGACCCGAACCCGTTCGAGTACCTGGACTACGCGGGCACGGGGACGATCACGTACCCGCCGAACGCGGACACGGTGGTGGCGGAGTACTGGGACGGCGACTCGTGGGAGCCGCTGGACGACTCGGTGGACCCCGCCGCGGTGCAGGGCGTGCGGTACACGTTCAGCGGCGACATCCAGCCGGGCGCGACGGCGGGCGTCCCGGTGGAGGTCGTGCAGAACGACGCGGTGGAGGACCTCACCGACCCCACGACGGTGGTCAACGACGTGTCGTCGTTCGTGACGCACGGTGACGACGGGGCGTCGGACCCGACGACGGACGAGGACACGTACGTCATCACGCCGCCGAACAACGAGGTGTCGGGGTCGAAGAGCTTCAGCCCGAACCCGGTGAGCGCCGGGCAGCCGGCGACGGTGACGATCGGGGCGGAGAACACGGGCACCGAGGTCGGCTCGATGACGTTGACCGAGCCGGCGCCGGGCACGCCGAGCCCGTTCGAGGGCGACGACGCGCTGACGTTAACGGGGTTCGGCCCGACGGGTGACGGGTCGGGCGTGACGTGGCCGGCGGACGCGACGGAGGCGACGGTCACGTTCACCTGCGCGGACGGGACGACGCCGAGCGACAGCACGACGACGGTGGGCACGCTGCCGAACCCGCCGGGGGGCTGCGTGGTGGTGGGGTTCTCCGTCGAGTTCACGGGCGACATCGTGACGGGCGGGGAGGCGACGATCCCGTTCACGGTCGACACCGACCCCGACCAGACGGACCCGGACGTGTCGCACCCGAACGAGATCGCGGTGGAGGTGCCGAACGCGGACGGGTCGGCGGACGACACCCTGGTGACGTTGAACGACCGGCTCGCGACGGGGACGGGCAAGGTGATCTCGCCGTCCCGGATCCCGTCGGTGCCGGGGCAGAACGTCATCGTGCAGCTCCCGAGCCAGCTGCTGCCGTTCGGCCCGGACGGGTCGACGACGAACGCGGACCAGGTGGTGATCTCGGACCCGAGCGACCCGACCGACCCGGGCCCGTTCTGGGACCACTTCACCGCGGGGTCGGTGCGCACGACGGACGTGCCGGCGGGCTCGACGTTGACGGTCAACTACTGGGACGGCAGCGCGTGGGTCCCGGCGCCGGGCTGCGGCCCGTACACGGGGCCGGCGACGGTGAGCTGCGACCTGCCGGACGGCGCCGGCGGCGTGCAGTTCGTCTACGACTCCACGGGTGACGGGTTCCCGCCGGGCACGCAGTTCCAGCCGAACTTCGTCGCGGAGTTCACGGGTCCGGACGGCTGGGACGCCGTGCTGGAGAACTGCGGCGCGTCGAGCGCGTCGTCGGACGCGGTGGACCCGACGCCGCCCGCCGAGGGGTGCTCGACCGTGGACCCGTTCCCGGTGGACCCGGACGGCGGCGTGAACCTGGTCCAGAAGGACTTCCTGGGCGGGGACCCGGCGAGCGTGCTCGCGCGGTCGGGCGACCAGGTGACGGCGCGGATCGGGTGGTCGACGGGCGGGTTCTCCGGCGTGGACCCCGTCGTCCTGTCCGACATCGCGGACCCCGAGGGCACGGCCCTGGCGGACTCGTTCTACGACGCGTTCGACCTGGTGCGCGTCGAGCCGATCAGCACGGCGGCCGACCCGTTGATCGAGTACGACCAGGTGGAGTCGGTGGAGCTGTACGTCGGGGGTGCGTGGGTGCCGGCGGCGGGCGACCCGTGCCCGTGCGCCGGGTCGTTCCCGGGGTACACGTTGACGGCGGACGAGCGGGAGCAGGCCACGTCGGTGCGGTTGACGATCACCGAGAGCCCGGACCGCACGTCGTCGAGCCTGTTGGCGCCGCAGCCGGGCGACGGCGTGGCGCGGTCGACGCTGGCCGACGGCCGGTACGTGGACCTGACGTTCGAGGTGCGGGACACCAAGCGCAGCGACGGGTCGCCGGCGCTGGGGTCGACGAACGGCACGCTCTACAACACGGGTGAACCGGGCCTGGTGAACGACACCGTGGAGGAGGTCGGCACGTACGACGGCCAGGACTACACGGACGTCGGCGGCGACGACGTCCTCATCATCGACCAGCCGCTGAACGTGGCGGTGAGCAAGGACTGGGACGACGGGCCGATCTCGGTGCCGCCCCTGGGGACACCGCTCGACGCGTACCCGACGACGGTCGCCCGGATCACGGGCACCAACGCCTCGAACGCGAAGGTGGACCAGCTGCGCCTGGTGGAGCCGGGCGCACCGGGGCAGACGGGCCCGCAGACGGCGGACGGCACGTCGCCGTTCGACGCGTTCACCCTGACGGGCATCACGATCACGCCGCCGCCGGGCATGGCGCCGGACGCGACGACGACGGTGACCGTCACGTACGACGACGACTCGACGGCGACGTTCGACGAGGCGGGCGCCGAGGCCCTGACCGCGGCGGAGCTGGTGGACGTCGTCGGCGTGGAGGTGGCGTTCGACGGGCTGGTGCCACCGGGCGCGTCGGGGTCGATGGACCTGGAGCTGAAGCTGCGGGTGCTGGACCGGTACGACAACGACCCGGTGTCGGTGGGGGAGTACTCACCGGTGCCGAACGGTGCGGTGGCCACCATCGACGACCCGGGCGGCACGTCCGGCGACGTGCGGAACGCGTACGACGACGCCGAGATGGTGCTGCAGAACCCGTTGCTGGAGCTGCGGGTCGACAAGGAGTTCGTGCCGGACCAGATCGTGGAGCCGTCGACCGGCCCGGTGACGATGACGTTGACGGGGCAGCCGCTGGGGCCGTCGCGGACCGCCGAGATGGTGCTCGTGGACGACGACCCGCAGTTCTGGAACCAGTACGACTTCGTCGGGTTCGACGCGGCGGCCACGCTCACCGCGCCCATCGAGCAGGTGCAGGTGGACGCCTACGTGGGCGGCACGTTCACGGGGGCGCCGGGGTCGGCGACCCCGGTGACGGTGACGGGCGGCGCGTGGGTCGAGGGGACGCCGACGGACGTCTTCCAGCTGCCGGCGGGCGTCGCACCCGGCGACGTGCAGGGTCTGCGGTTCACGTTCTCGCGGGTGGACGGGTCGATCTGGGAGAACCCGGCCCTGCCGGTCCAGAGGGTCCCGATCACGATCGAGCGGCGCGACGAGATGCGCTCGGGCGGCCCGGTGCTGCCGGACCTCGCGTCGAACCCGCCGAGTCCGGGGGAGTCCGACCCGGGCGTGGCGAACAACTCGGTGCAGGGCACGGCCACGGGTGTGGAGCAGGTCGACGGCGGGCCGGTGACCGGCACGGACGAGGCCGAGGCGGACCTGCTGTACGTGCACGCCACGAACGGTGTCGAGATCGTCAAGGACTTCGACGGCATCGTGACGGGCGGGACGCAGACGCCGTCGGCGACGTTCCCGATGTCGATCACGGTGACGAACACGGGCGACCGGGCGATCCAGGACCTCGTGGTGTCCGACCCGATGCCGGTGGACGGCGACGGCCCGCAGCTGACGCTGGCGGACGTCCCGGACCCGTACTCGTTCACGCTGTCGGGCCCGGACCCGGACCCGGCCGACGGGACGCCGCTGCCCACGACCGTCGGCGGCGCGGACGGCGTCACGATCGACCAGACCGGGAACCTGGAGGCGCTGGAGTTCTCGTTCCCCGAGGGCGCCGCGCTCGGGGTGGGGCAGACGTACACCATCACGGTGCTGGTGCGGTTCCGGGTCGGCCTGTCGTCGCAGACGACCGTCGAGAACACGGCGGGAGTGACGGGCGACCGGCCGTGGGACGAGTGCGTGACGCGGCTGGACGACGCCACGGGCGCGTGCGAGGCCGACGCGGACGTCCGCCCCACCGAGTCGGCGGTGATCAGCCAGAACAAGCTGGTGAAGGCGACCGAGGACGACGAGCTGGACGTGATCCTCGCGCCGGGCGCGGACCCGGACACCGTGTGCACGCCGGACCTGGACGGCTTCTACGCCTACCCCTGCACCCCGGTCGTCCCGCCGGGCCACGACGAGACCTGGCGGGTCAACATCCGCAACGTCGGCAACGACCCCGTGCTCAAGCTGGTCGGCTACGACCGCTTCCCCACGCCGGGCGACACGGGGTCGTACGCGGACACCTCGCGCGGTTCGCAGTTCGAGCCGATCCTGCGGGGCGACCCGCCGCCGCAGCTCGTCAACGCCCCGGCGGGCACCACGGCGAGGTTCTCCTACACGACGGTGGACGACTACTGCCTGGACGACATCGAGGACCCGCTGAACGACCCGGTCTGCCCCACCGACGACCCGACGACCGGGTGGGTGCCGTTCACCGGTGACGAGCCCGAGAGCCTCCTCAGCCAGGTCACGGCGATCAAGTTCGTCATCACCTTCCCCGACGGCGAGGCGCTCGAGCCGGGTGAGTTCGTCGCGCTGGAGGCGGTGTCGACGACCCCGCCGGAGGTGCCGGACGACGGCAACCTGGCGTACGCGTTCAACTCCGCGGCGGTGAACGCCGTGTACCAGCGCGAGGACGGGGACCTGCGCAACCTGCTGCCCGTGGAGGGCCCGCAGGTCGGTATCGCCACGGCGGCCGGCCCGCTGGAGGTCAACAAGCTGGTGCTGGGCGACGGGGCGGCGTACGCGCCGGACACGATGGACCTGGAGGTGCTGTGCACGTCCGCGGTCGGGTCGTGGGTGGAGACCGAGCTCGACCCGATCCCGGTCACCGTGACCCCCGGCGAACCGCTCGTCGTCCCGAACCTGCCGTACGGCGCGGAGTGCACGATCTCCGAGGCCGCCGGCAACGGCCAGACCGACGTGGTCGTCATCCCGTCGTCGGTCACGATCGAGCAGGACCCCGACGTCGTCGACATCTTCGTGGCGAACATCTACCGGCTCGCCGGCCTGGAGCTGTCGAAGAAGGTGGAGAGCGACGCGGTCGACGCGGACGGGAACCCGATCGCCTACGGCCCGTTCGAGGCCACCGTGGAGTGCACGTTCCTCGGCGACGCGGTGTACGCCGACGGGTACGGGCCCGACGCCCCGATGGTGGTGGAGCTCCAGGACGGTGCGGATCCCGTCGAGCTCACCGGCCTGCCGGCGGGCGCGGAGTGCACGATCACGGAGACGGGGACGGCGGGCGCGCCGTCGACGTCGATCACGGTCACGCAGGACGACGGCGGCGTCGTGACGACGGACGGCACGTCCACCACCGTCGTGCTGGAGCCGGACACGCAGTCGACGAGCCGGGCCACGAACGCCGCGGAGATCACCAACGCCTACGACGTCGGGTCGCTGGAGGTCGCGAAGGTCGTGGACGGCGACGGCGCGGGGTTCGGCGCGGGTCCGTTCACGCTCGACGTCGAGTGCACCCTGGACACCGGCCAGGGCGAGACCGTGGTGTACGCCGACACGATCACGCTCACCGGCGGCGAGTCCGTGACGATCGACGACCTGGCGGCGGGAGCGTCCTGCACCGTCATCGAGTCCGACGACGGCGGCGCCACCACGGTGGACGTGTCGCCCAGCCCGGTGACGATCGTCGCGGACGAGACGGTCACCGTGACGGCGACCAACACGTTCGACCTCGGCGCGATCGAGGTGTCGAAGGTCGTGGACGGCGACGCCGCGGAGTTCGGCGTCGGACCGTTCGAGGTGACCGTGGAGTGCACGTTCCAGGGGCAGCCGGTCACGGTGGACCCCGCGTCGCAGACGTTCGTGGGCGGGGAGACCGTGACGTTCGACGGTCTGCCCGTCGGCGCGGAGTGCACCGTGACCGAGACCGGCACCGGCGGCGCCACCTCGTCCACGCTCACCGTCGACGACGGCGCGCCCGTGGACGGCACCACCGTCGACGTCGTCGTGCCGCCCGGCACGGACGGCGGCGGCACGGTCGAGGTCGTCGCGACCAACACGTTCGACGCGGGCGCCGTCGAGGCCACGAAGACGGTCGACGGGGACGGCGCGGAGTTCGCGCAGGGCCCCTACGAGCTGACGCTGGAGTGCACCTTCGAGGGCGAGCCGATCGACGTGCCCGGCGGCGCGACCCGGACGGTCACCGACGGCGGCACCGTCACCTGGGACGGTCTGCCGATCGGGGCGGAGTGCACCGTCACCGAGTCCGACCCGGGCCAGGCCACGTCCGTCGTGATCGACCCCGACACGCTCGTCGTCGGAGGCGCGGACGGCACCACCGACGTCGTCGAGGTGACCGTGACCAACACGTACGACCTGGGCTCCTTCACCGTGGAGAAGGTCGTCGAGGGTGACGGTGCCGCGTTCGGCACCGGCCCGTTCGAGGTGTCGGTGGCGTGCACGTTCGAGGGCGCGGACGTCGCCGTCCCGGGCGGCGCGACGCAGATCCTCACCCCCGGCGGCTCGGTCACGTACGACGGCCTGCCCGTGGGTGCGGAGTGCACCGTCACCGAGACCGACGACTTCGGCGCCACCGACGTCGAGATCTCCACGTCCATCGACGGCGGCGCACCCGGCGAGGTCGTCGTCCCCGCGGACGACGCCGACCCGGTGACGATCACCGTGACGAACACGTACGACGTCGGCACGATCGAGGTGGACAAGGAGACCTCCGGGCTCGGCGCGATCCTCTACCCGGTGGGGCCGTTCGAGGTCACCCTGGCGTGCACGTTCGAGGGCGAGCCCATCGAGGTGCCGGGCGGCGCCGTGCGGGTCTTCGACGTCGGCGACCCGGCCGTGTTCGGGGGCCTGCCGGTGGGCGCGGAGTGCGTCGTCACCGAGACGGACGACTTCGGCGCCACCTCCACGACCGTCACGGTGGACGACGGCGAGGCGCAGCCCGGCCGGTCGACGACCGTCACCGTGCCGCCGACCGAGGACGGCGAGCCCACGACCGTGACCGTGACGTTCGACAACCTGTTCAGCACCAGCCCGCTGCTGGTGCGCAAGGTCGTGGACGGCGACGGCGCGGCCTACGGCACCGGACCGTTCGAGGTCACGCTGCGCTGCACGTTCCGGGGTGAGCCGATCCCGATCCCGGGCGGCCCCGTGCGGGAGATCGACGTCACCGACGGCACCGGGGTGGCCGTGTACTTCGGGCTGGAGGACGGCTCCGTCTGCACCCTGTCCGAGACCGGTCAGGGCGGCGCCACGTCCGTCACCATCGAGCCGCCCGCCGTGCTGGTGCGGGAGACCGGGGCCGACGCGGACCCCCTGGAGATCGTCGTGACGAACACGTTCGACCTCGGCGCCCTCACCGTCACGAAGGTGGTGGACGGAGCGGGCGCCGCCTACGGCACCGGCCCGTTCGAGGTGTCGGTGGCCTGCACGTTCGAGGGCGAGCCCGTCGACGTCCCCGGTGGCGCGGTGCGCGAGCTCCAGGGCGGCGAATCGGTCACCTATGACGGCCTGCCCGTCGGTGCGGAGTGCCTGGTGACGGAGACGGACGCAGCCGGGGCGACGTCCTCGACCGTGTCGACCACGGTCGACGGCGGCGCTCCCGGCGAGGCCGTGGTGCCCGGTGTCGACGCCGACCCCGCCGAGGTCACCGTGACCAACACGTTCGACCTCGGCGCGTTCGACGTCACCAAGACGCTCACCGGAGGCGCCGCCGAGTTCGGCGCCGGGCCGTACGAGGTCGACGCCGTCTGCACGTTCCAGGGTGAGCCGGTCGACGTCCCCGGCGGGGCCGTCCGCACGTTCGGCCCGGGGGAGACCGTCACCTACGACGAGCTGCCCGTCGGCGCGGAGTGCGTCGTCACCGAGACCGACGCGGGCGGCGCGACGTCGTCCACCGTCTCGACCACCGTGGACGGCGGCGCACCGGGCGAGGTCGTCGTGCCCGGCACCGACGCCGACCCGGCGGTCGTGACCGTGACCAACGACTACGCCGCCGGCGCCGTGCAGGTCACCAAGGAGGTCGGGTTCGTCGGCGCCGCGTACGACACCGGCACGTTCGAGGTGTCGCTCGCCTGCACCTTCGAGGGCCGCGACCTCGACGTGCCCGGCGGCGCGACCCGGGACGTCACCGCCGGGCAGACGGTCACGTGGTCCCCGCTGCCCGTCGGCGCCGAGTGCGTCGTCACCGAGACCGACACGGGCGGCGCGACCGCGACCGAGGTCTCCGCCGTGGACGGCGGCGCGCCCGGCGCGGTTGTCGTCGCCGCGGGCGATCCCGCACAGGTCACCGTGACGAACATGTTCCCGGCCGTGCCGCCGCCGCTGCCGCGCACCGGTGCGTTCGTGCTCCCCCTGCTGGGCGTCGCCCTGCTCCTCGGCGCCGTCGGCGGCCTGCTGGTGTTCGTGCGCCGCCGTCTGGGCACCGACTGA